From a region of the Hemibagrus wyckioides isolate EC202008001 linkage group LG06, SWU_Hwy_1.0, whole genome shotgun sequence genome:
- the dse gene encoding dermatan-sulfate epimerase, whose protein sequence is MMSSYTRGAPTVFFISAVCVLVRSDWEPSGGQVPFVGGRYSGHPMLYFGREAVPELRGAALSTHAELAQRVWRAGEDMLANPTQFLPPRDPEEFSARWNEIYGNNLSVLALFCLLYPQRTGALSLAREYMDRMAAQPSWLVKDAPWDEVPMAHSLVGFATAYDFLFEFLSEVEQERYLQVLGNASLYMYDKSLQRGWSFQFLHNHQPTNCVALLTASLILLNHGCLQEAYVFVQQVMVIMEKALVILRSVVDGSLYEGVAYGSYSTRSLFQYIFLLQRHFNISHFTHPWLLKHFDFLYRTLLPGFQRNVAIGDSNYNWFYGPESQLVFLDRYVMRNGQANFLAEQIRHHRVQDGPGQPSRGQKWCTLHTELIWYDASLKATPPPDFGVPRLHYFEDWGVVTYGGGQPAGTNRSFLSFKSGKLGGRAIFDIVHQRRYSEWIRGWKNFNAGHEHPDQNSFTFTPNGFPFITEALYGPKYTLLNNAVLFAPSIDHTCFSPWEGQVTEACDSKWSKYKYGAAADCEGRVEAALERHGIVYIRGEGRAAYSSALKIKNLQRNLILLQPDLLLLLDHVHLDAESPAHSISAFFHNTDFPFQHTGARDGVHGAFIKHGQDEYSMLWRDDTGYSGKADTAYWTYPHGYPYNGSHYVNVTMSLRFPHTRIAYLFFGPDVKVLSFTLRGDSERIDVHLTTGDHTFTIHILTSENPSKPVFAMVLMDKLEKVVFERAAAVQERPLEQVKDYVNLVEQNLRHIKPIFQQLERRVKTRILNAEGFHRIRGRLKKNLEKRRKMKKKVAAAVEKMFSVNKKLGKVKGSKQATGNHVNEARAQQQGAVRLEGNSEDVQRGKKAKVIKGHEFKEVHTTVAVSGTEVTISVSYIRVFLVLNIGAFFLLLAVLLTQLHRAPSLHTQRCIYCVLLLDSFILLGLYSSCSHGHC, encoded by the exons ATGATGAGTTCGTACACACGCGGTGCCCCCACAGTGTTCTTCATAAgtgccgtgtgtgtgttggtgcggAGCGACTGGGAGCCCAGCGGTGGTCAAGTGCCCTTTGTTGGAGGACGCTACTCCGGACACCCCATGCTGTATTTTGGGCGGGAGGCGGTGCCGGAGCTGCGGGGGGCGGCGCTGAGCACTCACGCTGAGCTGGCTCAGCGCGTATGGCGTGCCGGTGAGGACATGCTCGCAAACCCCACCCAGTTCCTCCCACCGCGAGACCCTGAAGAGTTCTCCGCCCGCTGGAATGAAATCTACGGGAATAACCTGAGTGTGTTAGCACTTTTCTGTCTGCTCTACCCACAACGCACTGGGGCACTCAGTCTGGCCCGCGAGTACATGGACCGGATGGCCGCTCAGCCCAGCTG GTTGGTGAAGGACGCTCCATGGGACGAGGTTCCGATGGCTCACTCTCTGGTGGGTTTTGCAACAGCGTATGACTTCCTGTTTGAGTTCCTGAGTGAGGTGGAGCAGGAGCGTTACCTCCAGGTGCTGGGAAACGCCTCTCTCTACATGTACGATAAATCACTGCagagggggtggagcttccaGTTCCTCCACAACCACCAACCAACCAACTGTGTCGCCTTGCTGACCGCCTCCCTTATCCTGCTGAACCATG gctgtcTACAGGAGGCCTATGTGTTTGTCCAGCAGGTGATGGTGATCATGGAGAAGGCTCTGGTCATTCTGCGGTCTGTAGTTGACGGTTCTCTGTATGAAGGCGTTGCGTACGGAAGCTACAGCACACGCTCGTTATTCCAGTACATCTTCCTGCTGCAGAGACACTTCAACatctcacacttcacacacccaTGGCTCCTCAAACACTTCGACTTCCTCTACAGGACACTGCTGCCAG GTTTCCAGAGGAACGTCGCCATCGGTGATTCCAACTACAACTGGTTTTACGGACCGGAGAGTCAGTTGGTGTTCCTTGACCGCTATGTCATGAGGAATGGCCAGGCTAACTTTCTGGCTGAACAGATACGACACCACCGCGTGCAGGACGGACCGGGGCAGCCATCACGTGGGCAGAAGTGGTGTACATTGCACACAGAGTTaatctg GTATGATGCCAGTCTCAAAGCAACGCCCCCTCCAGATTTTGGAGTGCCACGTCTGCACTATTTTGAGGACTGGGGCGTGGTGACATATGGAGGTGGTCAGCCTGCAGGGACGAATCGTTCCTTTCTGTCGTTTAAGTCAGGGAAATTAGGAGGCCGCGCCATCTTTGACATCGTGCACCAGAGGCGTTACAGTGAGTGGATCCGCGGCTGGAAGAACTTCAATGCTGGACATGAGCATCCTGACCAGAACTCATTCACCTTCACACCCAATGGTTTTCCCTTCATCACCGAGGCGTTGTACGGCCCCAAGTACACGCTTCTCAACAACGCCGTTCTGTTTGCTCCCTCCATTGACCATACCTGCTTCTCACCCTGGGAAGGTCAGGTGACTGAGGCGTGTGACTCCAAGTGGTCGAAGTATAAGTACGGTGCTGCAGCAGACTGCGAGGGTCGTGTGGAGGCAGCACTGGAGCGCCACGGTATCGTGTACATCCGCGGTGAGGGACGGGCAGCGTACAGCTCAGCACTGAAGATCAAGAACCTGCAGAGGAACCTCATCCTTCTCCAGCCTGACCTCCTGCTGCTCTTGGACCACGTGCACCTGGATGCCGAAAGCCCCGCCCACAGCATCAGTGCCTTCTTCCACAACACGGACTTCCCCTTCCAGCACACTGGGGCAAGAGACGGCGTCCATGGTGCCTTTATCAAGCATGGACAGGACGAGTACAGCATGCTGTGGAGGGACGACACGGGCTACAGCGGGAAAGCCGATACAGCGTACTGGACGTACCCACACGGTTACCCCTACAACGGCTCTCACTATGTCAATGTGACCATGTCGCTACGCTTCCCGCACACTCGCATCGCCTACTTGTTTTTCGGCCCAGATGTCAAAGTTCTCAGCTTCACTCTGCGTGGAGACTCGGAGAGGATCGACGTCCACCTGACCACAGGAGACCACACCTTCACCATTCACATACTGACATCAGAAAACCCCAGCAAACCCGTGTTCGCCATGGTGCTGATGGACAAGCTGGAGAAGGTGGTGTTTGAGCGGGCGGCGGCAGTGCAGGAGCGCCCCCTGGAGCAGGTAAAGGACTACGTTAACCTGGTGGAGCAAAACCTCCGGCACATCAAACCGATCTTCCAGCAGCTAGAGCGCCGCGTGAAGACACGCATCCTCAATGCTGAGGGGTTCCACAGAATCAGAGGACGACTGAAGAAGAACTTGGaaaagaggaggaagatgaagaagaaggtgGCAGCAGCTGTGGAGAAGATGTTCTCAGTGAATAAGAAGCTGGGGAAGGTGAAGGGGTCGAAGCAGGCCACTGGAAATCACGTGAATGAAGCTAGAGCGCAGCAGCAGGGGGCAGTGAGGCTAGAGGGCAACAGTGAGGATGTGCAAAGGGGCAAGAAGGCCAAGGTCATTAAAGGACATGAGTTTAAAGAAGTCCACACTACAGTGGCTGTGAGTGGGACCGAAGTGACCATTTCTGTCTCCTACATACGTGTGTTCCTGGTTCTGAACATTGGAGCCTTCTTCCTGCTGCTGGCGGTTCTGCTCACACAGCTGCATCGAGCTCCGAGTCTCCACACGCAGCGCTGCATCTACTGCGTGCTCCTGCTGGACAGCTTCATCCTGCTCGGCCTCTACTCATCCTGCTCACACGGACACTGCTGA